The following is a genomic window from Halobacterium sp. R2-5.
GCTCGGGGCCGTCCTCGCCGACGAGCAGCAGCGTGGGCGCGCCCGTCTCCGGGTCGCCGAGCTCGTACGTCTCCACGACCTCGATTTCGCGGGCGACGGTCTCGGCGATGCCCGCGGCGCGCTCGACCACCGGCCCGCCGACGAGGTGGCCGGCGCCGACCGCCTCGAAGAACTCCTCGACGCCGCCCACCTTGTCGCCGTCCGCCAGGTGGGCGCGGATGCGCTCGGCGAGCGTGCCGCCGTGCGGCTCGCCGAGCAGGACGGACGGCTCGTACAGAATCAGTCGATCGACGTCCATCCCGTCGGCGGCTTCCAGCGCGGTCAGACCGCCGAAGGAGTGCCCGAAGACGACGGGGTCGTCGTCGAGGTCTGCGACGACCGCCTGCAGGTCCTCGACTTCCCGCTCGAAGTCGTAGTCGTCGCTGTCGCCGCTGTCACCGCGGCCGCGCCTGTCGTAGGTGACGACCGTGAAGTCTTCGGCGAGGTGCGGGACGAGGCGGCTGAAACTCTCCTTTCGGCCGGCGGTGCCGTGGACGAGCACGAGCGGTCGGCCGTCGCCGCGCGTCTCGTACCCGATTTCGGTGCCGTCGGCGGAGACCACGGGGTGCACGCTCCGTACTTCGACGCCGGGGTACTTCAGCGGCGCGTCACCGGTCGTCGCTACCGGCAGTCGCCGATTACCGGCGGTCTTCGAGCTCGTCCAGCAGGTCCTCGACGGCCATGTCGTGCTGGGCGAGCACGACCAGCATGTGGTAGACGATGTCCGCGCCCTCGTGGGCGAGTTCGTCCTCGTCGCCGTCCTTCGCGGCGAGCAGGAACTCCGTGGCCTCCTCGCCGAGCTTCTCCAGGGCTGCGTTCTCGCCCTTCTCGTGGGTGAACAGCTCCGCGGTGTACGATCCCTCGGGGAGCTGTTCCTTGCGGTCCTCGATGACGTCGAAGAGCTCACGGAGCACGTCGCTCACGCCGCCATCACCTCGCGGATGTCCTCCAGCTCCTCGAACTCCGCGGGGTCGCGGCGGCCGTCCTCGAACACCGCCTCGTCGACCTCGATGGGGGCGTCCGTGCGCGCCGCGAGCGCCAGCGAGTCGCTCGGCCGCGCGTCCACGACCTCGCCGCCGCGGGGCGTCTGCACGTGGAGGTCGGCGTAGTACGTGCCGTCCTCGACCCGCGAGACCTCGACGCGCTCGATGCGGCCGCCCAGTTCCTCAACGAGGTCGAGCGTGAGGTCG
Proteins encoded in this region:
- a CDS encoding alpha/beta hydrolase; its protein translation is MHPVVSADGTEIGYETRGDGRPLVLVHGTAGRKESFSRLVPHLAEDFTVVTYDRRGRGDSGDSDDYDFEREVEDLQAVVADLDDDPVVFGHSFGGLTALEAADGMDVDRLILYEPSVLLGEPHGGTLAERIRAHLADGDKVGGVEEFFEAVGAGHLVGGPVVERAAGIAETVAREIEVVETYELGDPETGAPTLLLVGEDGPEHLKKSIRALAERLADTERVELADTGHLGNNTAPEQVADAVRAFVRD
- the hisE gene encoding phosphoribosyl-ATP diphosphatase translates to MSDVLRELFDVIEDRKEQLPEGSYTAELFTHEKGENAALEKLGEEATEFLLAAKDGDEDELAHEGADIVYHMLVVLAQHDMAVEDLLDELEDRR
- a CDS encoding bifunctional nuclease family protein, translating into MNAHIDGVRVAGTPDGPLPVVLVGVDDAGDVLPIFVGFDEATSIVRGLDAADIGRPLTHDLTLDLVEELGGRIERVEVSRVEDGTYYADLHVQTPRGGEVVDARPSDSLALAARTDAPIEVDEAVFEDGRRDPAEFEELEDIREVMAA